In Synechococcus sp. KORDI-52, one genomic interval encodes:
- a CDS encoding glycogen/starch/alpha-glucan phosphorylase produces the protein MTTSKPLDLRLPTPGCHNDPERAGLDAKSVFDGMTEHLFFTLGKLAPTASRHDLYMALSYAVRDRLMMRYLATTEAMRAHPQKSVAYLSAEFLIGPQLNSNLLNLGIQKEAEDALKNFGIESLQQILDVEEEPGLGNGGLGRLAACYLESLASLKIPATGYGIRYEFGIFNQLIRDGWQVEVTDKWLKGGWPWELPQPDEACFVGFGGRTESYIDDKGNYRSRWIPAEHAIGIPHDVPVLGYRVNICDRLRLWRADATESFDFYAFNIGDYYGAVEEKVGSETLSKVLYPNDGTDEGRRLRLKQQHFFVSCSLQDMLRSLDNRGLAVEDFPNYWTVQLNDTHPAIAVAELMRLLIDDRHLEWDRAWDITSRSVAYTNHTLLPEALEKWDLNLFSSLLPRHLELIYEINRRFLQQVRLRYPGNDAIQRKLSIIDEEGSKAVRMAHLATIGAHHVNGVAALHSDLVKTDLLPEFAALWPEKFTNVTNGVTPRRWVALANPEMSALLDEHVGPDWISNMETLRKLEDQQNDQGFLELWGNTKLSVKRKLATYIHRNTGVLVDPASLFDVQVKRIHEYKRQHLNALQVITQYLRIKNGQTEGMAPRTVIFGGKAAPGYYMAKLIIRFINGIADTINADPDMDGLLRVVFLPDYNVKLGEQVYPASDLSEQISTAGKEASGTGNMKFAMNGALTVGTLDGANVEIRELVGSENFFLFGKTVEEITALKKSGYRPGDVIAALPELQEALRLIEMGHFSNGDGELFRPLLDNLTGNDPFYVMADYADYLRAQDAVNRAWSDRMHWNRMSLLNTARTGFFSSDRSISEYCNNIWAVDPLNVEITCDVH, from the coding sequence ATGACCACCTCCAAACCCCTCGATCTGCGTCTACCGACCCCCGGGTGTCACAACGACCCGGAGCGCGCCGGCCTCGATGCCAAAAGCGTGTTCGACGGCATGACCGAGCACCTCTTCTTCACGCTCGGCAAACTCGCCCCCACCGCCAGCCGCCATGACCTGTACATGGCCCTGAGCTATGCGGTGCGCGATCGATTGATGATGCGATACCTCGCCACCACCGAGGCGATGCGGGCGCACCCTCAGAAATCAGTGGCCTATCTGTCGGCGGAATTTCTGATCGGACCGCAGCTCAACAGCAACCTGCTGAACCTGGGAATCCAGAAAGAGGCCGAGGACGCGCTCAAAAATTTCGGCATTGAATCGCTGCAGCAGATCCTGGATGTGGAAGAGGAACCGGGCCTTGGCAACGGTGGTCTCGGCCGTCTGGCAGCTTGTTATCTGGAGTCGCTGGCCAGCCTGAAGATCCCGGCCACCGGCTATGGCATCCGCTACGAGTTCGGCATCTTCAACCAGCTGATCCGCGATGGCTGGCAGGTGGAGGTCACCGACAAGTGGCTCAAGGGCGGCTGGCCCTGGGAACTGCCCCAGCCTGATGAGGCCTGCTTCGTGGGCTTCGGTGGCCGTACCGAGAGCTACATCGACGACAAGGGCAACTACCGCTCCCGCTGGATCCCGGCCGAACATGCCATCGGCATTCCCCACGACGTGCCGGTGCTGGGCTATCGGGTCAACATCTGCGACCGGCTGCGGCTCTGGCGTGCCGATGCCACCGAAAGTTTCGACTTCTATGCCTTCAACATCGGCGATTACTACGGCGCCGTTGAGGAAAAAGTAGGCAGCGAAACGCTCTCCAAGGTGCTGTATCCCAACGACGGTACCGACGAAGGCCGGCGTCTTCGCCTGAAGCAGCAGCACTTCTTCGTCAGCTGCTCACTTCAGGACATGCTGCGCAGCCTCGACAACCGTGGATTGGCCGTCGAGGACTTCCCCAATTACTGGACGGTTCAGCTCAACGACACCCACCCGGCCATCGCCGTGGCCGAGCTGATGCGCCTGCTGATCGACGATCGACATCTCGAGTGGGACAGGGCCTGGGACATCACGTCACGCTCCGTGGCCTACACCAACCACACGCTGCTGCCCGAGGCGCTGGAGAAGTGGGATCTCAACCTGTTCAGCAGCCTGCTGCCCCGCCATCTCGAGCTGATTTACGAGATTAATCGGCGCTTCCTGCAGCAGGTGAGACTGCGCTACCCCGGCAATGATGCCATCCAGCGCAAGCTCTCGATCATCGATGAAGAGGGCAGCAAAGCCGTGCGCATGGCCCACCTGGCCACGATCGGTGCTCACCATGTCAATGGGGTGGCAGCGCTGCATTCCGATCTGGTGAAAACCGATCTGCTGCCTGAGTTCGCGGCACTCTGGCCAGAGAAGTTCACCAACGTGACCAACGGCGTCACGCCCCGCCGCTGGGTGGCCCTGGCCAACCCCGAGATGTCCGCCCTGCTCGATGAGCATGTGGGGCCGGACTGGATCTCCAACATGGAGACGCTGCGCAAGCTGGAAGACCAGCAAAATGACCAGGGTTTCCTTGAGCTGTGGGGCAACACCAAGCTGTCGGTGAAGCGCAAGCTGGCCACCTACATCCACCGCAACACCGGCGTGCTGGTGGATCCGGCCAGCCTGTTCGACGTGCAGGTGAAACGCATCCACGAGTACAAGCGTCAGCACCTCAACGCCCTGCAGGTGATCACCCAGTACCTGCGGATCAAGAACGGACAGACCGAGGGCATGGCGCCTCGCACCGTGATCTTCGGCGGCAAGGCTGCGCCCGGCTACTACATGGCGAAGCTGATCATCCGCTTCATCAACGGCATTGCCGACACCATCAACGCCGACCCCGACATGGATGGTCTGCTGCGGGTGGTGTTTCTGCCGGATTACAACGTGAAGCTGGGGGAGCAGGTGTATCCCGCCTCCGATCTCTCCGAACAGATCTCCACCGCCGGCAAGGAAGCCTCCGGCACCGGCAACATGAAGTTCGCCATGAATGGCGCCCTCACGGTCGGCACCCTCGATGGGGCCAACGTTGAGATTCGCGAGCTGGTGGGAAGCGAGAACTTCTTCCTGTTCGGCAAGACCGTGGAGGAGATCACGGCCCTCAAGAAGAGCGGCTATCGCCCGGGCGATGTGATTGCCGCACTTCCGGAACTGCAGGAAGCCCTGCGCCTGATCGAGATGGGGCACTTCAGCAACGGCGACGGCGAACTGTTCCGTCCTCTGCTCGACAACCTCACCGGCAACGACCCCTTCTATGTGATGGCCGACTACGCCGATTACCTCCGGGCCCAGGATGCGGTGAATCGCGCCTGGAGCGACAGGATGCACTGGAACCGAATGTCGCTGCTGAACACGGCCCGCACCGGGTTCTTTTCCTCCGACCGATCCATCAGCGAGTACTGCAACAACATCTGGGCCGTCGACCCACTCAACGTGGAGATCACCTGCGACGTGCACTGA
- a CDS encoding acetate/propionate family kinase: MGDLCLVINLGSSSVKAALVDSTGAFSWHGSRSLAREDVLEEVLDSWLTPAIAPHQQRLERIGHRIVHGGERFTAPTLITQEVECLLRELIPLAPLHNTPALKGLAWARQRAPECPQWACFDTAFHSSLPAEASTYAIPMPFRAQGFRRYGFHGINHQHVAESVAKQWQQQGRDPTSLRLISAHLGAGASLAAIKGGICIDTTMGFTPLEGLVMATRSGSVDPGLLLELMREGYDADALANTLQKESGLKGLSGLSGDMQEIRAAAATGHNGAIQALGVFRHRLIQLLGAMAASLRGVDVLALTGGIGEYDKELQQELREAIRWWGRVELIVVPADEEGMIARLCSSHNTAVGSAAIR; the protein is encoded by the coding sequence ATGGGCGACCTCTGCCTGGTAATCAATCTGGGCAGTTCAAGCGTCAAGGCGGCCCTGGTGGACTCCACCGGGGCTTTTTCTTGGCATGGCAGTCGCAGCCTGGCAAGGGAGGACGTCCTGGAGGAGGTGCTCGACAGCTGGCTGACCCCGGCGATCGCGCCCCATCAACAGCGGTTGGAGCGCATCGGCCATCGCATCGTCCACGGCGGGGAGCGCTTCACCGCACCGACGCTGATCACACAGGAGGTGGAGTGCCTGCTCAGAGAACTCATCCCTCTGGCCCCCCTGCACAACACACCGGCCTTGAAGGGCCTGGCCTGGGCACGGCAAAGGGCACCGGAGTGCCCGCAGTGGGCCTGCTTCGACACGGCGTTTCACAGCAGCCTGCCGGCGGAGGCCAGCACCTATGCCATTCCCATGCCGTTCCGGGCCCAGGGGTTCCGCCGCTATGGCTTCCACGGCATCAACCACCAGCATGTGGCCGAGTCCGTGGCCAAGCAATGGCAGCAGCAGGGCCGGGACCCCACCAGCCTTCGACTCATCAGTGCTCACCTGGGGGCGGGAGCCTCCCTGGCCGCCATCAAAGGCGGGATCTGCATCGACACCACCATGGGCTTTACCCCCCTTGAGGGGCTGGTGATGGCCACACGCTCCGGCTCGGTTGATCCCGGCCTGCTGCTGGAACTGATGCGTGAGGGATACGACGCTGACGCTTTGGCCAACACCCTGCAAAAGGAGTCGGGCCTGAAGGGGCTGTCAGGCCTCAGCGGCGACATGCAGGAGATCCGGGCTGCAGCTGCGACCGGCCACAACGGTGCGATCCAGGCCCTTGGCGTGTTTCGTCACCGCCTGATCCAGTTGCTTGGTGCCATGGCCGCCAGCCTGCGTGGGGTGGATGTCCTGGCCCTGACGGGAGGGATCGGCGAATACGACAAAGAGCTCCAGCAGGAGCTGCGGGAAGCGATCCGATGGTGGGGGAGAGTGGAGCTGATCGTCGTCCCCGCGGATGAAGAGGGAATGATTGCCCGACTCTGCTCGAGCCACAACACGGCTGTTGGTTCAGCTGCGATCCGGTAA
- the rnc gene encoding ribonuclease III, with protein MDPSRAAELTDLIQRLDAGIPIEPKLLIQVDQALTHVSSGRARNLERLEFLGDAVLRLAATEFIDRHHSDLAVGACSNLRAQLVSDRWLADLGAALAIEQHLLLGRHAQGDRSAQSRLRADATEALIGALYTALGDLQAIHRWLTPHWCATAQAVLATPNQFNGKTSLQEWSQGQGLGLPHYATEECNRQHGDPERFCCRVSVQERELAEAKGRSRKEAEQNAAAVALQALEGNDAPQASQ; from the coding sequence GTGGATCCATCCCGCGCCGCCGAGCTCACCGACCTGATCCAGCGCCTCGACGCTGGGATTCCGATCGAACCGAAGCTGCTGATTCAGGTGGATCAGGCCCTCACCCACGTGTCGAGCGGCCGGGCCCGCAATCTGGAACGGCTGGAGTTCCTCGGAGATGCGGTGCTGCGGCTCGCCGCCACCGAATTCATTGATCGCCACCACAGCGATCTCGCAGTAGGAGCCTGCTCCAACCTGCGGGCCCAGCTGGTCAGCGACCGGTGGCTGGCGGACCTGGGTGCAGCCCTTGCCATCGAACAGCATCTGCTGCTGGGGCGACACGCCCAGGGTGACCGTTCCGCCCAATCCAGGCTGCGGGCCGATGCCACCGAAGCTCTCATCGGTGCGTTGTACACCGCCCTTGGCGACCTGCAGGCCATTCACCGCTGGCTCACCCCCCACTGGTGCGCCACGGCCCAAGCGGTGCTGGCCACCCCCAACCAGTTCAACGGCAAAACATCCCTGCAGGAGTGGAGCCAGGGCCAGGGGCTGGGACTCCCCCACTACGCCACAGAAGAATGCAACCGCCAGCACGGCGACCCCGAGCGCTTCTGCTGCCGTGTCAGCGTCCAGGAACGGGAGCTGGCGGAGGCCAAGGGGCGTTCCCGCAAGGAGGCCGAGCAGAACGCCGCCGCTGTTGCCCTTCAGGCCCTGGAGGGCAACGATGCGCCGCAGGCATCGCAGTGA
- a CDS encoding ion transporter translates to MHGDRSLRQRLQATVLEASTPAGRAYNVVIFGAILLSVLALLVEPDPLGHSALRQTNVPWIDLVQDVCLAVFAADFVLHLTLVEKPRRYLFSFTGLIDASAVLFFFVPQVRSELLLWVFKFGRILRVFKLLKFIDEARVLGQALRGSARTIGVFLFFVFLLQVVLGYSIFVIESARPDSQFQTVASGVYWAIVTMTTVGYGDVVPQTELGRLLASVVMLLGFGIIAIPTGILTVSGVRHHHQRGTELACSSCGRQGHRRDARHCDACGASLPSRA, encoded by the coding sequence ATGCACGGGGATCGCAGCCTGCGTCAACGCCTGCAGGCCACCGTGCTTGAAGCCAGTACCCCGGCGGGAAGGGCGTACAACGTCGTCATTTTCGGGGCGATTCTCCTGAGTGTTCTGGCGCTGCTGGTGGAGCCCGATCCCTTGGGCCATTCAGCCTTGCGCCAGACGAATGTGCCCTGGATCGATCTAGTGCAGGACGTCTGCCTGGCGGTGTTTGCGGCGGATTTTGTCCTGCACCTGACCTTGGTGGAGAAGCCCCGTCGCTACCTGTTCAGCTTCACCGGATTGATCGACGCCTCGGCGGTGTTGTTCTTCTTTGTGCCTCAGGTGCGTAGCGAACTGTTGCTCTGGGTGTTCAAGTTCGGCCGCATCCTGCGGGTGTTCAAGCTGCTGAAGTTCATCGATGAGGCCCGCGTGCTGGGGCAGGCTCTGCGGGGCAGTGCCCGCACCATCGGCGTTTTTCTGTTCTTTGTCTTTCTGCTGCAGGTGGTGCTGGGCTACAGCATCTTTGTGATCGAAAGCGCTCGGCCCGACTCGCAGTTTCAGACCGTGGCGAGCGGCGTGTACTGGGCGATTGTGACCATGACCACGGTGGGATACGGCGACGTGGTGCCGCAGACGGAGCTGGGGCGGTTGCTGGCTTCGGTGGTGATGCTCCTGGGTTTCGGGATCATCGCCATCCCCACGGGAATTCTGACGGTGTCTGGGGTGCGGCATCACCACCAACGGGGTACGGAGCTGGCCTGCAGCAGCTGCGGGCGTCAGGGGCATCGCCGGGATGCCCGTCACTGCGATGCCTGCGGCGCATCGTTGCCCTCCAGGGCCTGA
- a CDS encoding NAD(P)H dehydrogenase subunit NdhS has protein sequence MASAPAPILPGSTVTVADATSIYNGYIGFVQRISGDRAAVLFEGGNWDKLVTLRLKDLQPA, from the coding sequence ATGGCGTCAGCACCCGCTCCGATCCTTCCCGGCTCCACCGTGACCGTGGCCGATGCCACCTCGATTTACAACGGTTACATCGGCTTCGTGCAGCGGATCAGCGGCGACCGTGCGGCTGTTCTGTTCGAAGGCGGCAACTGGGACAAGTTGGTGACCCTGCGTTTGAAGGACCTTCAGCCGGCTTAG
- the rimM gene encoding ribosome maturation factor RimM (Essential for efficient processing of 16S rRNA) — translation MAESNGWLSVGKVVGVQGLQGELRVNPASDFPERFTAPGPRWLRSSKGGAPREIQLKKGRQLPGKSLFVVRFEGIDNRSAAEALVGQELLVSADDRPELAEGEFHLLDLVGLQARLTADGPAIGTVSDLISGGNDLLEVTTADGRKLLIPFVEAIVPEVQLDGGWLLLTPPPGLLEL, via the coding sequence ATGGCGGAGAGCAACGGCTGGCTCAGCGTTGGCAAGGTTGTGGGAGTCCAGGGACTCCAGGGGGAACTGCGGGTGAACCCCGCCAGTGATTTCCCGGAGCGCTTCACGGCACCGGGGCCCCGGTGGCTGCGAAGCAGCAAGGGGGGTGCGCCCAGGGAGATCCAGCTCAAGAAAGGCCGGCAACTCCCGGGGAAGTCTCTGTTTGTGGTGCGGTTTGAGGGGATCGACAACCGCAGCGCCGCCGAAGCCCTGGTGGGGCAGGAGCTGCTGGTGTCGGCGGACGATCGCCCCGAGCTCGCGGAAGGGGAATTTCACCTGCTCGATCTGGTCGGGCTGCAGGCACGGCTCACAGCCGACGGCCCCGCCATCGGAACGGTGAGCGACCTGATCAGCGGCGGCAACGACCTGCTGGAAGTGACCACAGCGGACGGCCGCAAGCTGCTGATCCCCTTCGTGGAGGCGATCGTGCCAGAGGTTCAGCTCGACGGCGGCTGGCTGCTGCTCACCCCGCCGCCGGGCCTTCTGGAGCTCTGA
- a CDS encoding mannose-1-phosphate guanylyltransferase/mannose-6-phosphate isomerase, with protein MAATPLIPVILCGGTGTRLWPLSRASYPKQYWPLSGDGDATLLQQTQQRLHGLEALAAPLLICNEDHRFIVAEQMRQIGVEPNAILLEPMGRNTAPAVTVAALQATANGEDPLLLVLAADHLIRNAAEFRQAIDAGRGPAEEGRLVTFGIVPTAPETGYGYIEASEPFSLGGPAHVPIKRFVEKPDQATAEQFLATGRFTWNSGMFLFRASAMLAELERLSPEVVSCCRAALEQDTADLEFHRLEREAFAKCPNVAIDVAVMEKTELGSVLPLDAGWSDVGSWSALWETSEQRDSQGNVLQGHVIAEGSRDCYLRSEHRLVVGLGVENLVVVETDDAVLIADRTKAQEIKTVVKQLEEEGRPEGKAHRKIYRPWGSYTGVVEDSRWQVKRISVKPGASLSLQMHHHRAEHWVVVKGTALVERDGEEQLVGENQSTYIPLGCKHRLSNPGRIPVELIEIQSGTYLGEDDIVRFQDRYGRSDLKINAS; from the coding sequence ATGGCTGCCACACCGCTGATTCCCGTGATTCTCTGCGGAGGCACCGGCACACGGCTGTGGCCACTCTCTCGGGCGAGTTATCCCAAGCAGTACTGGCCTCTGAGTGGTGACGGGGACGCCACGTTGCTGCAACAAACCCAGCAACGACTCCATGGGCTGGAGGCTCTGGCGGCTCCTCTGCTGATCTGCAACGAAGACCACCGCTTCATCGTGGCCGAACAGATGCGGCAGATCGGGGTCGAACCGAACGCGATCCTGCTGGAGCCGATGGGCCGCAACACTGCCCCGGCCGTAACGGTGGCCGCACTTCAGGCCACCGCCAATGGCGAGGACCCCCTGCTGCTGGTGCTGGCGGCGGATCACCTGATCCGCAATGCCGCCGAATTCCGCCAAGCCATCGATGCCGGGCGCGGGCCCGCCGAGGAGGGTCGTCTGGTGACCTTTGGCATCGTGCCGACGGCCCCTGAAACCGGCTATGGCTACATCGAGGCCAGCGAACCGTTCTCCCTCGGAGGACCGGCCCATGTGCCGATCAAGCGCTTTGTGGAGAAGCCCGACCAGGCCACGGCAGAGCAGTTCCTGGCCACTGGCCGCTTCACCTGGAACAGCGGCATGTTCCTGTTCCGCGCCAGCGCCATGCTGGCGGAACTGGAGCGGCTGTCCCCGGAGGTGGTGAGCTGCTGCCGGGCGGCTCTCGAGCAGGACACGGCCGACCTGGAATTCCATCGGCTGGAGCGGGAGGCCTTCGCCAAATGCCCCAACGTGGCCATTGATGTGGCGGTGATGGAGAAAACAGAGCTGGGCAGTGTGCTGCCGCTGGATGCGGGCTGGAGCGACGTCGGCAGCTGGAGTGCCCTCTGGGAAACTTCGGAGCAGCGCGATTCCCAGGGGAATGTGCTGCAGGGCCACGTGATCGCCGAAGGCAGCCGCGACTGCTATCTGCGCAGCGAACACCGCCTGGTGGTGGGTCTTGGGGTCGAAAACCTGGTGGTGGTGGAAACCGACGACGCCGTGTTGATTGCGGATCGCACCAAGGCCCAGGAGATCAAGACCGTGGTGAAGCAGCTTGAAGAGGAAGGACGACCGGAGGGCAAGGCCCACCGCAAGATCTATCGCCCCTGGGGCTCCTACACGGGCGTGGTGGAAGACAGCCGCTGGCAGGTGAAACGGATCTCGGTGAAACCCGGCGCCAGCCTTTCGCTGCAGATGCACCACCACCGCGCCGAGCACTGGGTTGTGGTCAAGGGCACAGCCCTCGTGGAACGCGATGGCGAAGAGCAGCTGGTGGGGGAAAACCAGAGCACCTACATCCCCCTGGGTTGCAAACACCGCCTATCCAACCCTGGCCGGATCCCGGTGGAACTGATCGAGATCCAGAGCGGCACTTACCTCGGCGAAGACGACATCGTGCGCTTCCAGGACCGCTACGGCCGCAGTGATCTCAAAATCAACGCCAGTTGA
- the glmS gene encoding glutamine--fructose-6-phosphate transaminase (isomerizing), which translates to MCGIVALVGSREAAPQLLEGLRQLEYRGYDSAGIATVAAEGQLTCLRAKGKLRNLTACLEAKGAPGQCGIGHTRWATHGKPEERNAHPHRSSDGAVAVVQNGIIENHRALREQLEATGVVFQSETDTEVIPHLLAEELQQLQAGGGTPGGGLLLAALQQVLPKLQGAYALAVIWDQAPGALVVARKAAPLLIGLGEGEFLCASDTPALAGFTRTILPMEDGEVALLSPLGVELYDASGARQQRMPTQLTGVDHVADKREFRHFMLKEIHEQPETAELWVARHMPQGLPAEQPVALPMEDAFYAGVERIQILACGTSRHAAMVGAYLLEQFAGLPTSVHYASEFRYAPPPLAPHTLTIGVTQSGETADTLAALAMEAERRHAHGDPAFAPRQLGVTNRPESSLSRQVSHILDIGAGIEVGVAATKTFLGQLLAFYGLAMAFAARRGARSAAEINALADELRGLPQQLRQLVELHDQRSESLAHRFADTQDVIFLGRGINYPIALEGALKLKEISYIHAEGYPAGEMKHGPIALLDSRVPVVSIAVPGVVFEKVLSNAQEAKARDAQLIGVAPQGPDTDLFDELLPVPAVSEWISPLLTVVPMQLLSYHIAAHRGLDVDQPRNLAKSVTVE; encoded by the coding sequence ATGTGCGGAATCGTTGCCCTGGTGGGCTCCAGAGAAGCGGCGCCCCAGCTCCTGGAGGGTCTTCGGCAGCTGGAATACCGCGGTTACGACTCCGCTGGGATTGCGACGGTCGCCGCTGAGGGGCAGCTGACCTGCCTGCGGGCCAAGGGCAAACTGCGCAACCTCACCGCCTGTCTTGAGGCCAAAGGCGCGCCCGGGCAATGCGGCATCGGCCACACCCGCTGGGCCACCCATGGCAAGCCGGAAGAGCGCAATGCCCACCCGCACCGCAGCAGCGACGGCGCGGTGGCGGTGGTGCAGAACGGAATCATTGAGAATCACCGGGCTCTGCGGGAGCAGCTGGAGGCGACAGGGGTGGTGTTCCAGTCGGAGACCGACACCGAAGTGATCCCTCACCTCCTGGCCGAGGAACTGCAGCAACTGCAGGCCGGGGGTGGAACCCCTGGTGGTGGCTTGTTGCTGGCGGCCCTGCAGCAGGTGCTGCCCAAGTTGCAAGGGGCCTACGCCCTGGCGGTGATCTGGGATCAGGCGCCTGGGGCATTGGTGGTGGCCCGTAAGGCGGCACCGCTGCTAATTGGCCTGGGCGAAGGGGAATTTCTCTGTGCCAGCGACACGCCGGCTCTGGCGGGGTTCACCCGCACGATCCTGCCGATGGAAGACGGCGAAGTGGCCTTGCTCTCACCCCTGGGGGTGGAGCTCTACGACGCCTCAGGGGCGCGTCAACAACGGATGCCCACCCAGCTCACCGGTGTGGACCACGTGGCGGACAAGCGCGAGTTCCGTCACTTCATGCTCAAGGAAATCCATGAGCAACCGGAGACCGCAGAGCTGTGGGTGGCGCGCCATATGCCCCAGGGCTTGCCGGCGGAGCAGCCGGTGGCGCTGCCGATGGAGGATGCCTTCTATGCCGGGGTTGAGCGAATCCAGATTCTGGCTTGCGGCACCAGCCGCCACGCCGCCATGGTGGGTGCCTATCTGCTGGAGCAGTTCGCCGGACTTCCCACATCGGTGCATTACGCCAGTGAATTCCGCTACGCGCCGCCGCCGCTGGCTCCCCACACCCTCACCATTGGGGTGACCCAGTCCGGTGAAACGGCTGACACCCTGGCGGCCCTGGCGATGGAGGCCGAGAGGCGCCACGCCCATGGAGATCCGGCCTTTGCTCCCCGTCAGCTGGGGGTGACCAACCGTCCGGAAAGCTCCCTGTCACGTCAGGTCTCCCACATCCTCGATATTGGCGCCGGTATCGAGGTGGGTGTGGCTGCCACCAAGACCTTCCTGGGCCAGCTGTTGGCCTTCTACGGGCTGGCGATGGCGTTTGCGGCCCGTCGTGGTGCTCGTTCCGCCGCTGAGATCAACGCTTTGGCAGATGAACTTCGCGGCCTGCCCCAGCAGTTGCGTCAGCTGGTGGAGCTCCACGATCAGCGCTCTGAATCCCTGGCCCATCGCTTTGCCGACACCCAGGATGTGATTTTCCTGGGTCGGGGAATTAATTATCCGATCGCTCTTGAAGGGGCATTGAAACTCAAGGAAATCAGCTACATCCACGCCGAGGGTTACCCGGCCGGCGAGATGAAGCATGGTCCGATCGCCCTGCTTGATTCGCGCGTGCCGGTGGTGTCGATCGCCGTTCCCGGTGTGGTGTTCGAGAAGGTGCTCAGCAATGCGCAGGAAGCCAAGGCCCGCGATGCTCAGTTGATCGGTGTGGCGCCGCAGGGGCCCGACACTGATCTATTTGATGAATTGCTGCCGGTGCCCGCCGTGAGTGAGTGGATCAGCCCCCTGCTCACCGTGGTGCCAATGCAGTTGCTGAGCTACCACATCGCCGCCCATCGCGGCCTGGATGTGGATCAACCCCGCAATCTCGCCAAGAGCGTCACGGTGGAGTGA
- the psaC gene encoding photosystem I iron-sulfur center protein PsaC — protein MSHAVKIYDTCIGCTQCVRACPLDVLEMVPWDGCKAGQIASSPRTEDCVGCKRCETACPTDFLSIRVYLGDETTRSMGLAY, from the coding sequence ATGTCCCACGCCGTCAAGATCTACGACACCTGCATCGGCTGCACCCAATGTGTGCGTGCCTGCCCTCTCGACGTGCTTGAGATGGTGCCCTGGGACGGTTGCAAGGCCGGCCAGATTGCGTCCTCGCCTCGCACCGAAGACTGTGTTGGCTGCAAGCGCTGCGAAACCGCCTGCCCCACCGACTTCCTCAGCATCCGCGTCTATCTCGGCGACGAGACCACTCGCTCCATGGGTCTGGCTTACTGA
- the acpP gene encoding acyl carrier protein, with product MSQEAILEKVRSIVAEQLSVDSGEVKPESNFQNDLGADSLDTVELVMALEEAFDIEIPDEAAEGITTVGDAVKYIEDKQA from the coding sequence ATGTCCCAGGAAGCGATTCTCGAAAAGGTGCGTTCGATCGTCGCCGAGCAACTGAGTGTTGACTCTGGCGAAGTGAAGCCGGAATCCAACTTCCAGAACGATCTGGGCGCTGATTCCCTGGACACTGTGGAACTCGTGATGGCTTTGGAAGAAGCCTTCGACATCGAAATCCCCGACGAAGCAGCTGAAGGCATCACCACCGTCGGCGACGCCGTCAAATACATCGAAGACAAGCAGGCCTGA